The proteins below are encoded in one region of Stenotrophomonas bentonitica:
- the rpoZ gene encoding DNA-directed RNA polymerase subunit omega, whose translation MARITVEDCLEVVDNRFELVMMASKRARQLANGVQATLDNSETEDKPTVLALREIAARKIDNALIDEVEKAERERAEREALEWAAAEVVADEDMSKNDD comes from the coding sequence ATGGCCCGCATCACCGTAGAAGATTGCCTGGAAGTCGTCGATAACCGTTTCGAGCTGGTGATGATGGCGTCCAAGCGCGCCCGTCAGCTGGCCAATGGCGTACAGGCCACCCTGGACAACAGCGAAACCGAAGACAAGCCGACCGTGCTGGCGCTGCGCGAAATTGCCGCCCGCAAGATCGACAACGCGCTGATCGACGAAGTCGAGAAGGCCGAACGCGAGCGCGCCGAGCGTGAAGCACTGGAATGGGCCGCTGCCGAAGTCGTTGCCGACGAAGACATGTCCAAGAACGACGACTGA
- the gmk gene encoding guanylate kinase — translation MSSQPTSSAAPARGTLYIVAAPSGAGKSSIVNATLARDPQIALSISFTSRATRPREVNGEHYHFVSAEEFERMIAAGDFFEHAWVHGDWKGTARQSVEPQLAAGQDVLLEIDWQGAQQVRQTVPGTVTVFILPPSKQALQDRMRKRGQDSEAVIAQRLAAAREEMLHFNDFDYVIVNEVFETAVDELCAIFTASRLRRESQKVRHAGLIQALLTQDGNAN, via the coding sequence ATGAGCAGCCAGCCCACCTCCAGCGCCGCGCCGGCGCGTGGCACCCTGTACATCGTGGCCGCGCCCTCCGGGGCCGGCAAGAGCAGCATCGTCAACGCCACCCTGGCGCGCGACCCGCAGATCGCCCTGTCGATCTCCTTCACCTCGCGCGCGACCCGCCCGCGCGAGGTGAATGGTGAGCACTACCACTTCGTCAGTGCCGAGGAGTTCGAACGGATGATCGCCGCCGGCGACTTCTTCGAGCACGCCTGGGTCCATGGCGACTGGAAGGGCACCGCCCGGCAGTCGGTGGAACCACAGCTGGCCGCCGGCCAGGACGTACTGCTGGAGATCGACTGGCAGGGCGCCCAGCAGGTCCGCCAGACGGTCCCGGGTACGGTCACGGTGTTCATCCTGCCGCCGTCCAAGCAGGCCCTGCAGGACCGCATGCGCAAGCGCGGGCAGGACAGCGAGGCGGTGATCGCCCAGCGCCTGGCCGCCGCCCGCGAGGAAATGCTGCACTTCAATGACTTCGACTACGTCATCGTCAACGAGGTGTTCGAGACCGCCGTGGACGAGCTGTGCGCCATCTTCACGGCCAGCCGCCTGCGCCGCGAGTCGCAGAAAGTCCGCCACGCCGGCCTGATCCAGGCCCTGCTGACCCAGGACGGCAACGCCAACTGA
- a CDS encoding YicC/YloC family endoribonuclease, which produces MIRSMTAYAGGERATPWGTLGCELRSVNHRFLEVGTRLPEELRALEPQLRERIAARLSRGKLDLVMRLRAPESGGSLQVNEALLGQLGALAHRLTSDFPNLQVSFTDLLQLPGVTQGEATDAAALQAEALALLEQVLDGFVAAREREGDKLATAISERVDAIERIAAEVTTLIPLIREGQRTKLAARLADLPHPVDPGRAEQELVLWLQKLDVDEELDRLRSHIVEIRRVLKQREPVGRRLDFLLQEFNREANTLGSKSVDSRTSNAAVELKVLIDQIREQVQNIE; this is translated from the coding sequence ATGATTCGAAGCATGACCGCCTACGCCGGCGGCGAGCGGGCGACCCCCTGGGGCACGCTGGGGTGCGAGCTGCGCTCGGTCAACCACCGCTTCCTCGAGGTCGGCACGCGCCTGCCCGAGGAGCTGCGCGCGCTCGAGCCGCAGCTGCGCGAGCGCATTGCCGCGCGGCTGAGCCGGGGCAAGCTGGACCTGGTGATGCGCCTGCGCGCCCCGGAAAGCGGCGGCAGCCTGCAGGTCAACGAGGCCCTGCTCGGGCAGCTGGGCGCGCTGGCGCACCGACTGACCTCCGACTTCCCGAACCTGCAGGTCAGCTTCACCGACCTGCTGCAGCTGCCGGGCGTGACCCAGGGCGAGGCCACCGACGCCGCCGCCCTGCAGGCCGAGGCGCTGGCCCTGCTGGAGCAGGTGCTGGACGGCTTCGTGGCCGCGCGCGAACGCGAAGGCGACAAGCTGGCCACCGCGATCAGCGAACGGGTTGACGCGATCGAGCGCATCGCCGCCGAAGTCACCACCCTGATCCCGCTGATCCGTGAGGGCCAGCGCACCAAGCTGGCCGCGCGCCTGGCCGACCTGCCGCACCCGGTCGACCCCGGCCGCGCCGAGCAGGAGCTGGTGCTGTGGCTGCAGAAGCTGGACGTGGACGAAGAGCTGGACCGCCTGCGCAGCCACATCGTGGAGATCCGCCGCGTGCTGAAGCAGCGTGAGCCGGTCGGCCGCCGCCTGGACTTCCTGCTGCAGGAGTTCAACCGCGAAGCCAACACGCTGGGCTCCAAGTCGGTGGACAGCCGCACCTCCAACGCCGCCGTCGAGCTGAAGGTGCTGATCGACCAGATCCGCGAACAGGTGCAGAACATCGAATGA
- the rph gene encoding ribonuclease PH, translating into MSDPRPSGRQADQLREVRIERAFTRHAEGSVLVSFGETRVLCTASVENRVPGFLRGKGEGWVTAEYGMLPRSTHTRNDREAARGKQGGRTLEIQRLIGRTLRACIDRGALGERTITLDCDVLQADGGTRTAAITGAYVALVDAVNFLLKRGDIKRNPIFGAVAAVSVGIYRGTPVLDLDYAEDSDCDTDMNVVMNDGGGFIELQGTAEGHAFRRDELDALLALAEKGINDLFAAQQAALAQP; encoded by the coding sequence ATGTCCGATCCCCGTCCCAGCGGCCGCCAGGCCGACCAGCTGCGCGAAGTGCGCATCGAACGCGCCTTCACCCGCCACGCCGAAGGCTCGGTGCTGGTCAGCTTCGGTGAAACCCGCGTGCTGTGCACCGCCAGCGTGGAAAACCGCGTGCCCGGCTTCCTGCGCGGCAAGGGCGAAGGCTGGGTCACCGCCGAGTACGGCATGCTGCCCCGCTCCACCCACACCCGCAACGACCGCGAAGCGGCGCGTGGCAAGCAGGGCGGCCGCACCCTGGAGATCCAGCGCCTGATCGGCCGCACCCTGCGCGCCTGCATCGACCGTGGCGCGCTGGGCGAACGCACCATCACCCTGGACTGCGACGTGCTGCAGGCCGATGGCGGCACCCGCACCGCCGCCATCACCGGCGCCTACGTGGCGCTGGTGGATGCGGTGAACTTCCTGCTCAAGCGCGGCGACATCAAGCGCAACCCGATCTTCGGCGCGGTGGCCGCGGTGTCGGTCGGCATCTACCGTGGCACGCCGGTGCTGGACCTGGACTACGCCGAAGACAGCGACTGCGACACCGACATGAACGTGGTGATGAACGACGGCGGCGGCTTCATCGAGCTGCAGGGCACCGCTGAAGGCCACGCGTTCCGTCGCGACGAGCTGGACGCGCTGCTGGCGCTGGCCGAAAAGGGCATCAACGACCTGTTCGCGGCCCAGCAGGCCGCGCTGGCGCAGCCGTGA
- a CDS encoding VOC family protein yields MTRRLALVTLVVADYDEAIAWYTGKLGFHLIEDIDQGSKRWVVVGPTDGSAAALLLARASNDEQRGRVGNQTGGRVGFFLNTDDFHRDHAAMTARGVEFLEAPREESYATVAVFRDLYGNTWDLLEPRQ; encoded by the coding sequence GTGACCCGGCGGCTGGCCCTGGTCACCCTCGTGGTGGCCGATTACGACGAGGCGATCGCCTGGTACACGGGCAAACTCGGCTTCCACCTGATCGAGGACATCGACCAGGGCAGCAAGCGCTGGGTGGTGGTCGGCCCGACCGACGGCAGCGCTGCGGCGCTGCTGCTGGCGCGCGCGTCCAACGACGAGCAGCGCGGCCGCGTCGGCAACCAGACCGGCGGCCGGGTCGGCTTCTTCCTCAACACCGACGACTTCCACCGCGACCATGCCGCGATGACCGCGCGTGGCGTGGAATTCCTTGAAGCCCCGCGCGAAGAGTCGTACGCCACGGTCGCCGTGTTCCGCGACCTGTACGGCAACACGTGGGACCTGCTGGAGCCCAGGCAATGA
- the rdgB gene encoding RdgB/HAM1 family non-canonical purine NTP pyrophosphatase: MKLVLASGNAGKLKELQAMLSGLPLEIVAQAELGVGDVPETGLTFVENALIKARHACASTGLPALADDSGLIVDALDGAPGLYSARYAGSPTDDAANNAKLLEAMRDVPAGSRTARFYAVIVLLRHANDPQPLICEGSWEGEILDELRGSHGFGYNPLFLDTVLGQTAAEMAPDVKNAMSHRAKALQLLKSKLAA, encoded by the coding sequence ATGAAACTGGTACTGGCCAGCGGCAACGCCGGCAAACTGAAGGAGCTGCAGGCCATGCTGTCCGGCCTGCCGCTGGAGATCGTGGCGCAGGCCGAGCTGGGCGTGGGCGACGTGCCGGAAACCGGCCTGACCTTCGTCGAAAACGCACTGATCAAGGCACGCCACGCCTGTGCCAGCACCGGCCTGCCAGCGCTGGCCGACGACTCGGGCCTGATCGTGGACGCGCTGGACGGCGCGCCCGGCCTGTACAGCGCGCGCTACGCGGGCAGCCCGACCGATGACGCGGCCAACAACGCCAAGCTGCTCGAGGCAATGCGCGATGTTCCCGCCGGCAGCCGCACCGCGCGCTTCTACGCGGTGATCGTGCTGCTGCGCCACGCCAACGACCCGCAGCCGCTGATCTGCGAGGGCAGCTGGGAAGGCGAGATCCTCGACGAGCTGCGCGGCAGCCACGGCTTCGGCTACAACCCGCTGTTCCTGGACACGGTGCTGGGCCAGACCGCTGCGGAAATGGCGCCGGACGTGAAGAACGCGATGAGCCACCGGGCCAAGGCGCTGCAGCTGTTGAAGTCGAAGCTGGCCGCCTGA
- the hemW gene encoding radical SAM family heme chaperone HemW, whose translation MSEEHCHHLPGEHCDHDHGVSLVPPPLSLYVHLPWCVRKCPYCDFNSHQGKGALPFDAYIDALVRDLDQDLPLVWGRVVNSVFFGGGTPSLFPPEAIDRFLQAASARLRFAPNLEVTLETNPGTAEHGRFDRYRAAGVNRISFGIQTFNDAALQRLGRIHDSGEAERAVKLAQDAGYDNFNIDLMYALPEQTLAQAEHDLERAFALQPTHLSHYQLTLEPNTVFFARPPQGIPDDDAAWDMQEHCQRLLAEAGYAQYEVSAYARPGRQSQHNLNYWRFGDYLGIGAGAHGKISSGAGQNVLRRWKHKHPQTFMDTAGTAASLGGDEVIDAGRLPFEYMLNLLRLHEGFSLRDFESRTGLERARIAAPVQVAVDRGWLTVDGDRVQPTELGRRFTNDVVELFL comes from the coding sequence ATGTCTGAAGAACACTGCCACCACCTGCCCGGCGAGCACTGCGACCACGACCATGGCGTGTCGCTGGTGCCGCCGCCGCTGTCGCTCTACGTGCACCTGCCCTGGTGCGTGCGCAAGTGCCCGTACTGCGATTTCAATTCGCACCAGGGCAAGGGCGCGCTGCCGTTCGATGCCTACATCGATGCGCTGGTCCGCGACCTCGACCAGGACCTGCCGCTGGTCTGGGGCCGGGTGGTGAACAGCGTGTTCTTCGGCGGCGGCACGCCCAGCCTGTTCCCGCCCGAGGCGATCGACCGCTTCCTGCAGGCGGCGTCGGCACGCCTGCGCTTCGCGCCGAACCTGGAAGTGACCCTGGAAACCAACCCGGGCACGGCCGAGCATGGCCGCTTCGACCGCTACCGCGCGGCCGGGGTGAACCGGATCAGCTTCGGCATCCAGACCTTCAACGACGCCGCGCTGCAGCGGCTGGGGCGGATCCACGACAGCGGCGAAGCCGAGCGCGCGGTGAAGCTGGCCCAGGACGCGGGCTACGACAACTTCAACATCGACCTGATGTACGCGCTGCCGGAGCAGACCCTGGCCCAGGCCGAGCACGACCTGGAACGCGCGTTCGCCCTGCAGCCCACCCACCTCTCGCACTACCAGCTGACCCTGGAGCCGAACACGGTGTTCTTCGCGCGGCCGCCGCAGGGCATTCCCGACGACGACGCGGCCTGGGACATGCAGGAGCACTGCCAGCGGCTGCTGGCCGAAGCCGGTTACGCTCAGTACGAGGTCAGCGCCTATGCGCGCCCCGGCCGGCAGAGCCAGCACAACCTGAACTACTGGCGCTTCGGCGACTACCTGGGGATCGGCGCCGGCGCCCACGGCAAGATCAGCAGCGGTGCCGGGCAGAACGTGCTGCGGCGCTGGAAGCACAAACACCCGCAGACCTTCATGGACACCGCCGGTACGGCCGCCTCGCTGGGTGGCGACGAGGTGATCGATGCCGGACGCCTGCCGTTCGAGTACATGCTCAACCTGCTGCGCCTGCACGAAGGCTTTTCGCTGCGGGATTTCGAGTCGCGCACCGGGTTGGAGCGGGCGCGGATCGCCGCGCCGGTGCAGGTGGCGGTGGACCGGGGCTGGTTGACGGTGGACGGCGACCGGGTGCAGCCGACCGAGCTGGGCCGGCGCTTCACCAACGATGTGGTGGAACTGTTCCTGTAG
- a CDS encoding DUF1631 domain-containing protein: MSASAPSSQPDPTRFAGVNAPPRVRHLLAALHALAEKTLGTPLKLTIVELERELFRDAERARNSQIQADIYAQTRRLHEINAQFASRFLDALGTVLANLREPRVRHVPAPTQPVSATTLTLVTDTDIDRDIVLADIVRRESQRSAGALQLLGQRFGVLAAGPAFDVEDLPFGPNVLCRIARDLGEEFALGLETQLALYRVFDRQLIERLGELLERANILLTHEGVLPGLVYTPYLARSATTRRIVTGPERGAGNNAAGGAANRPVTGWSGSAGAGNWAAMTSEAIGPVAAPASTATPPPLPAMGTPGPGADMNAPALSALHHLLDAARHSQGAAGLAAAGAAGGAAGTGTGTGTGPAAGVPGPGGAAADAADAPADASRLPPVAVDSSAVHATLAKLQAQAAGVRRSMADLHNALLAQMRAEHGPQASLTVNDTDTFDLLDMLYGQIHREVRPDAAAADLLTRLQVPVARAALSDPAFFVRDQHPARELLNAVAEAGANWLGEDDVDPQLVQKLDRAVDKVVTDYEGDTAVFDAANEEIQQHFRALAHKAELAERRHVEAARGKERLESAKQQAGASIEQLCAQAAPPRFVQSLLKQAWSDVLTLTLLRNGEGSEQWHAREKETARIAEVTCQPPGSAESDAELGQQVESALLQVGYHQDEASAIARRLSTPGGEDEASSRTELTARIRARSRLGEQAEGTEARREAPLARSPAEEDYYRQLRTLPFGTWFEFTTNQQGDMRRQRLSWYSLITDNALFVNPRGQKVAEHSLDGLARLMAHGQARLVSEGKSRLIDRAWQATLRTLRSLAGTSTPAESEE; this comes from the coding sequence ATGTCAGCGTCCGCACCTTCATCGCAGCCCGATCCGACCCGGTTCGCCGGCGTCAACGCGCCTCCGCGCGTGCGCCACCTGCTGGCCGCGCTGCACGCGCTGGCCGAGAAGACCCTGGGTACCCCGCTCAAACTGACCATCGTCGAGCTGGAGCGCGAGCTGTTCCGCGACGCCGAGCGCGCCCGCAACAGCCAGATCCAGGCCGACATCTACGCGCAGACCCGGCGCCTGCACGAGATCAACGCGCAGTTCGCGTCGCGCTTCCTGGACGCGCTGGGCACGGTGCTGGCCAACCTGCGCGAACCGCGCGTGCGCCACGTGCCGGCGCCGACCCAGCCGGTCTCGGCCACCACCCTGACCCTGGTCACCGATACCGACATCGACCGCGACATCGTGCTGGCCGACATCGTCCGGCGCGAGTCGCAACGCTCGGCCGGGGCACTGCAGCTGCTCGGGCAGCGCTTCGGCGTGCTCGCGGCGGGGCCGGCCTTCGACGTGGAAGACCTGCCGTTCGGGCCCAACGTGCTGTGCCGGATCGCGCGCGACCTGGGCGAGGAGTTCGCGCTCGGGCTGGAAACCCAGCTGGCGCTGTACCGGGTGTTCGACCGCCAGTTGATCGAGCGCCTGGGCGAGCTGCTGGAACGCGCCAACATCCTGCTGACCCACGAAGGCGTGCTGCCCGGGCTGGTCTACACCCCGTATCTGGCACGTTCGGCCACCACCCGGCGCATCGTCACCGGGCCGGAGCGCGGCGCGGGCAACAACGCTGCCGGCGGCGCCGCCAACCGCCCGGTCACCGGCTGGAGCGGGTCGGCTGGCGCGGGCAACTGGGCGGCGATGACGAGCGAGGCGATCGGCCCGGTCGCCGCGCCCGCCTCCACCGCGACACCGCCGCCGCTGCCCGCCATGGGCACGCCGGGTCCGGGCGCGGACATGAACGCACCGGCGCTGTCGGCCCTGCATCACCTGCTGGACGCGGCCCGCCACAGCCAGGGTGCTGCTGGCCTTGCGGCCGCCGGCGCTGCCGGTGGCGCGGCTGGCACAGGCACAGGCACGGGCACGGGACCGGCTGCCGGCGTGCCGGGTCCGGGCGGAGCGGCGGCTGACGCGGCCGATGCCCCTGCCGACGCCAGCCGCCTGCCACCGGTGGCGGTGGACAGCAGTGCGGTGCATGCCACGCTGGCCAAGCTGCAGGCACAGGCCGCCGGGGTCCGCCGCAGCATGGCCGACCTGCACAACGCGCTGCTGGCGCAGATGCGCGCCGAGCACGGCCCGCAGGCCAGCCTGACGGTGAATGACACCGACACCTTCGACCTGCTGGACATGCTGTACGGGCAGATCCACCGCGAGGTGCGCCCGGATGCGGCCGCGGCGGACCTGCTGACCCGGCTGCAGGTGCCGGTGGCCCGCGCGGCGCTGTCCGACCCGGCGTTCTTCGTGCGCGACCAGCACCCGGCGCGCGAACTGCTCAATGCGGTGGCCGAAGCCGGGGCGAACTGGCTGGGCGAGGACGATGTCGATCCGCAGCTGGTGCAGAAGCTGGACCGCGCGGTGGACAAGGTGGTCACCGACTACGAAGGCGACACGGCGGTCTTCGACGCGGCCAATGAAGAGATCCAGCAGCACTTCCGCGCGCTGGCGCACAAGGCCGAGCTGGCCGAGCGCCGGCATGTGGAAGCGGCACGCGGCAAGGAACGGCTGGAGTCGGCCAAGCAGCAGGCGGGTGCGAGCATCGAGCAGCTGTGCGCGCAGGCCGCGCCGCCGCGCTTCGTGCAGTCGCTGCTCAAGCAGGCCTGGTCGGACGTCCTGACCCTGACCCTGCTGCGCAACGGCGAAGGCTCGGAGCAGTGGCACGCGCGCGAGAAGGAGACGGCGCGCATCGCCGAGGTGACCTGCCAGCCGCCGGGCAGCGCCGAGAGCGATGCCGAACTGGGCCAGCAGGTGGAATCGGCACTGCTGCAGGTGGGTTACCACCAGGACGAGGCGTCGGCGATCGCGCGGCGCCTGTCGACCCCGGGGGGCGAGGACGAGGCCAGCTCGCGCACCGAGCTGACCGCGCGCATCCGTGCGCGCTCGCGGCTGGGCGAGCAGGCCGAGGGCACCGAAGCCCGGCGCGAGGCGCCGTTGGCGCGCAGCCCGGCCGAGGAGGACTACTACCGCCAGCTGCGCACGCTGCCGTTCGGTACGTGGTTCGAGTTCACCACCAACCAGCAGGGCGACATGCGTCGCCAGCGACTGTCCTGGTACAGCCTGATCACCGACAACGCGCTGTTCGTGAATCCGCGCGGGCAGAAGGTGGCCGAGCATTCGCTGGACGGCCTGGCCCGTTTGATGGCGCACGGGCAGGCGCGGCTGGTCAGCGAAGGCAAGAGCCGCCTGATCGACCGGGCGTGGCAGGCGACCCTGCGCACGCTGCGTTCGCTGGCCGGCACGTCGACCCCTGCGGAGTCTGAAGAATGA
- a CDS encoding PilZ domain-containing protein, with the protein MNDDTRRAPRRNVNDQVPVTDTLAEAVIGRLGNISETGMLMLCSVPMNEDALYQMRFAIPGANGQPQTLDVGVHLLWNEPSHVTGQSWAGFRFLTLSREHKEQLRAWIAEESSAV; encoded by the coding sequence ATGAACGACGACACCCGCCGCGCGCCGCGCCGCAACGTCAATGACCAGGTGCCGGTGACGGACACGCTGGCCGAAGCCGTGATCGGGCGCCTGGGCAATATTTCCGAGACGGGCATGCTGATGCTGTGCTCGGTGCCGATGAACGAGGATGCGCTGTACCAGATGCGCTTCGCCATTCCCGGGGCGAATGGCCAGCCGCAGACGCTGGACGTGGGCGTGCACCTGCTGTGGAACGAGCCCAGCCATGTGACCGGGCAGAGCTGGGCGGGGTTCCGCTTCCTGACCCTCAGCCGGGAGCACAAGGAGCAGTTGCGGGCGTGGATCGCCGAGGAATCTTCGGCGGTCTGA
- the pepQ gene encoding Xaa-Pro dipeptidase gives MNQSDLGALYSQHVRVLCQRADQALARGGFDHLVIPSGTLHYQAFDDRDYPYAVNPNFKAWLPLTKVPNSWVVYTPGQRPKVIFHQPFDYWHVVPDAPNGWWVEHFDIEIIRTADEALALLPRDASRSAILGEPQSALGGFVPNNPEPVIHYLDWHRAYKTPYEIALMREAQRLGVRGHRAAEAAFRAGASEFEIHMAYCRAVGQDANELPYGNIIGLNEHAAVLHYTDLGRTPPQPLRSFLIDAGASASGYASDITRTYAAGGHDEFQAMIEAVDAAQQQMGAGVRAGVDYKQLHVDAHLSLMGILKDFGVLKVSPEAALATGVSAAFFPHGLGHLIGLQVHDVAGFAASDRGGRVERPEGHPYLRLTRSLEPGMVVTIEPGVYFIDMLLDEVKQRGHADSIDWNRVDFFRPYGGIRIEDEVLCTEGDADNLTRPEFAKA, from the coding sequence ATGAACCAGTCCGACCTTGGTGCCCTGTATTCCCAGCACGTGCGCGTGCTTTGCCAACGCGCGGATCAGGCGCTGGCCCGTGGGGGGTTCGATCATCTGGTGATTCCCAGCGGGACGCTGCATTACCAGGCGTTCGATGACCGCGATTATCCGTATGCGGTGAATCCGAACTTCAAGGCGTGGCTGCCGCTGACGAAGGTGCCCAACAGCTGGGTGGTGTACACGCCGGGGCAGCGGCCGAAGGTGATCTTCCACCAGCCGTTCGATTACTGGCACGTGGTGCCGGACGCGCCCAACGGCTGGTGGGTGGAGCATTTCGACATCGAGATCATCCGCACGGCGGACGAGGCGCTGGCACTGCTGCCGCGCGATGCGTCGCGCTCCGCGATCCTGGGTGAGCCGCAGAGTGCGCTGGGCGGGTTCGTGCCGAACAATCCGGAGCCGGTGATCCATTACCTGGACTGGCACCGGGCGTACAAGACGCCGTACGAGATCGCGCTGATGCGCGAGGCGCAGCGACTGGGGGTGCGTGGGCACCGTGCGGCGGAGGCGGCGTTCCGTGCGGGGGCGAGCGAGTTCGAGATCCACATGGCGTACTGCCGTGCGGTGGGCCAGGACGCCAATGAGCTGCCGTACGGCAACATCATCGGGTTGAACGAGCATGCGGCGGTACTGCATTACACGGACCTGGGGCGTACGCCGCCGCAGCCGCTGCGTAGTTTCCTGATCGATGCGGGCGCGAGTGCGTCCGGTTACGCGAGCGACATCACGCGTACGTATGCGGCGGGTGGCCACGATGAGTTCCAGGCGATGATCGAGGCGGTCGACGCGGCGCAGCAGCAGATGGGCGCGGGGGTGCGCGCGGGGGTGGACTACAAGCAGCTGCACGTGGATGCGCACCTGTCGTTGATGGGCATCCTGAAGGACTTCGGGGTGCTGAAGGTGTCGCCGGAAGCGGCGCTGGCGACGGGGGTGAGCGCGGCGTTCTTCCCGCACGGGCTGGGCCATCTGATCGGGCTGCAGGTGCACGATGTGGCGGGCTTTGCGGCGAGCGACCGGGGCGGCCGGGTGGAGCGTCCGGAAGGTCATCCGTACCTGCGCCTGACCCGCTCGCTGGAGCCGGGCATGGTGGTGACGATCGAGCCGGGCGTGTACTTCATCGACATGCTGCTGGACGAGGTGAAGCAGCGCGGCCATGCGGACAGCATCGACTGGAACCGCGTGGACTTCTTCCGCCCGTACGGCGGGATCCGCATCGAGGACGAGGTGCTGTGCACCGAGGGCGATGCGGACAACCTGACGCGTCCGGAGTTCGCAAAGGCGTAA